The following coding sequences are from one Cystobacter fuscus DSM 2262 window:
- the galK gene encoding galactokinase has protein sequence MSPTFQELFGHPPEVVAQAPGRVNLIGEHTDYNGGFVLPMAIPQQTHVELRRRGDRRVRAFSTNKSASGEILEFELGQESTGKGWLDYVQGVTHVLQRSGFPLSGVELRITSEVPLGSGLSSSASLDVCLLRALREAFALKLDDVQIALLGQRVEVDFVGAPVGVMDPMAASIAGLNVALFLDTHTMRFERVPLPPGVDPVIINSGVAHNHSAGDYRVRRAECERAAKQLGVSQLRDLTEADLPRALALSEPLGRRVRHVVTENARVLATVEALRKGDLPGLGRLFYASHDSQRLDYEVSVPEIDLLVDLAREDADVYGARLTGGGFGGSVVMLARDGTGTAVARRIAERYAARSGQRPTILLPQPSGA, from the coding sequence GTGAGCCCTACCTTCCAGGAATTGTTCGGTCATCCGCCGGAGGTCGTCGCACAGGCCCCCGGCCGGGTGAATCTCATCGGCGAGCACACCGACTACAACGGTGGCTTCGTGCTGCCGATGGCCATCCCCCAGCAGACGCACGTGGAGCTGCGTCGACGGGGGGACCGGCGTGTTCGCGCCTTCAGTACCAACAAGAGCGCCTCGGGGGAGATCCTCGAGTTCGAGCTCGGCCAGGAGTCCACGGGCAAGGGCTGGCTCGACTACGTCCAGGGCGTCACCCACGTGCTCCAACGCTCGGGCTTCCCCCTGTCGGGCGTCGAGCTGCGCATCACCTCCGAGGTGCCACTCGGCAGCGGGTTGTCCTCCAGCGCGTCGCTGGACGTGTGCCTGCTGCGCGCGCTGCGCGAGGCGTTCGCGCTGAAGCTGGATGACGTGCAGATCGCCCTGCTCGGCCAGCGCGTGGAGGTGGACTTCGTGGGCGCGCCGGTGGGCGTGATGGATCCCATGGCCGCCAGCATCGCGGGCCTGAACGTCGCGCTCTTCCTCGACACGCACACCATGCGCTTCGAGCGCGTTCCCCTCCCGCCCGGCGTGGATCCCGTCATCATCAACTCGGGCGTCGCGCACAACCACTCGGCGGGTGACTACCGCGTGCGCCGCGCGGAGTGCGAGCGCGCCGCGAAGCAGCTCGGTGTGAGCCAGTTGAGGGATCTGACCGAGGCGGATCTCCCCCGGGCCCTGGCCCTGTCCGAGCCGCTGGGCCGGCGCGTGCGGCACGTCGTGACGGAGAACGCCCGCGTGCTCGCCACCGTGGAGGCGCTGCGCAAGGGAGATCTCCCCGGCCTGGGCCGGCTCTTCTACGCCTCGCACGACTCCCAGCGCCTGGACTACGAGGTGTCCGTGCCGGAGATCGATCTGCTCGTGGACCTGGCCCGGGAGGACGCGGACGTGTACGGCGCGCGCCTCACGGGCGGTGGCTTCGGCGGCTCGGTGGTGATGCTGGCCCGTGACGGCACCGGCACCGCCGTGGCCCGGCGGATCGCCGAGCGCTACGCGGCCCGTTCCGGCCAGCGCCCGACGATCCTCCTGCCCCAGCCCTCCGGGGCCTAA
- a CDS encoding family 43 glycosylhydrolase, with the protein MRSRGVSFSAALLSLSVSLTLAVTGCTQDTPKPPPVEPQPPVEPPPPPLPPLAVTNPVLSGDFADPSVIKVGEDYWASATSSEWAPQYPLLHSKDLLNWEQVGSIFTQQPSWSEANYWAPELAVDKGRYYVFYTAKKKGGPLCVAVATSAQPQGPYTDHGPLVCEELGSIDGALIRDENDELFLVWKLDGNSRGLPTPLWAQRLDVSGNEPKLVGDKTQILLNDTPWEGQLIEGPHLIKRNGWFYLFYAGAGCCGRECNYAVGVARSRKLLEGWEKNPLNPIMKNNESFKCPGHGSVVTDAQGRDYLLYHAYRTTDTVYVGRQGMLDVIQWGEDGWPTINSRRGPGGKVLTQLAPFSDEFTSQSLTLGWQWPNAFPPIPSLANGLLTLGVPTTDRADRPVGAILARATTTGAYAAEAVVDVTSVTDGVQAGLAAVGDWDNWIGVVLNGQKVEVWRRYESQQVAVTSVDAPAAADGKLTLRMKAKAGHLFQFSVRGEEGTWVDVGGTQDGGISYRKDGPILLPPWDRGVRVGLTAGGLPGASARFDSLRITPE; encoded by the coding sequence ATGCGTTCACGCGGTGTCTCGTTTTCCGCGGCCCTGCTTTCCTTGTCCGTGTCCCTGACGCTCGCGGTGACAGGCTGCACGCAGGATACTCCCAAGCCGCCGCCGGTGGAGCCCCAGCCCCCTGTGGAGCCGCCTCCCCCGCCCCTGCCGCCGCTCGCGGTGACCAACCCGGTGCTCTCGGGTGACTTCGCCGACCCGTCCGTCATCAAGGTGGGCGAGGACTACTGGGCCTCGGCGACGTCCTCGGAGTGGGCGCCCCAGTACCCGCTGCTGCACTCGAAGGATCTGCTGAATTGGGAGCAGGTGGGCTCCATCTTCACGCAGCAGCCCTCCTGGTCCGAGGCCAATTACTGGGCGCCCGAGCTGGCGGTCGACAAGGGCCGCTACTACGTCTTCTACACGGCGAAGAAGAAGGGCGGCCCGCTGTGTGTCGCCGTGGCCACCTCCGCCCAGCCCCAGGGGCCGTACACCGACCATGGTCCGCTCGTCTGCGAGGAGCTGGGCTCCATCGACGGCGCGCTCATCCGCGACGAGAACGATGAGCTCTTCCTCGTCTGGAAGCTGGACGGCAACAGCCGGGGCCTGCCCACTCCCCTCTGGGCGCAGCGGCTGGACGTGAGCGGAAACGAGCCCAAGCTCGTGGGAGACAAGACGCAGATCCTCCTCAACGACACCCCCTGGGAGGGCCAGCTCATCGAGGGGCCGCACCTCATCAAGCGCAATGGCTGGTTCTATCTGTTCTACGCCGGCGCCGGCTGCTGTGGCCGCGAGTGCAATTACGCGGTGGGCGTGGCCCGCTCGCGCAAGCTGCTCGAGGGCTGGGAGAAGAACCCGCTCAACCCCATCATGAAGAACAACGAGTCCTTCAAGTGCCCGGGCCACGGCAGCGTGGTGACGGACGCTCAGGGCCGCGATTATCTGCTGTACCACGCCTACCGCACCACGGACACGGTCTACGTCGGCCGCCAGGGCATGCTGGACGTCATCCAATGGGGCGAGGATGGCTGGCCCACGATCAACTCGCGCCGGGGTCCGGGCGGCAAGGTGCTCACCCAGTTAGCCCCCTTCTCCGATGAGTTCACCTCCCAGTCGCTCACCCTCGGCTGGCAGTGGCCGAATGCCTTCCCTCCCATCCCGAGCCTCGCCAACGGGCTGTTGACCCTGGGCGTGCCCACCACGGATCGGGCGGACAGGCCCGTGGGCGCCATCCTCGCCCGCGCCACCACGACCGGCGCCTACGCGGCCGAGGCCGTCGTGGATGTCACCAGCGTCACCGACGGAGTCCAGGCCGGACTCGCGGCGGTGGGAGATTGGGACAACTGGATTGGCGTCGTGCTCAACGGCCAGAAGGTCGAGGTCTGGCGGCGCTATGAGAGCCAGCAGGTGGCGGTCACCTCCGTCGACGCGCCCGCCGCGGCCGACGGCAAGCTCACCCTGCGGATGAAGGCGAAGGCCGGGCACCTGTTCCAGTTCTCGGTGCGGGGCGAGGAGGGCACCTGGGTGGACGTGGGCGGAACGCAGGATGGCGGCATCAGCTACCGCAAGGACGGCCCCATCCTCCTGCCTCCGTGGGACCGGGGCGTGCGCGTGGGACTCACCGCTGGCGGGCTGCCTGGCGCCTCCGCCCGTTTTGATTCGTTGCGCATCACCCCCGAATAA
- a CDS encoding family 43 glycosylhydrolase — protein sequence MGALLPVLALLTLTACPSEPTPPTPPEPPGSEPPPPPAPTPVSRVFTNPLRASVPGGGFVETCADPTLIRGQGSDTSWYMLCTSDPLNEQDRDSSGRYKHHLLPILKSQDLVTWAYVGDALTKIPDWARPGAGIWAPEIAWFNDKFYLYFTVTDTPEGGSAIGVATSDSPAGPWMISNKPVVEPHENVCCGNSRRHVYDPEVLVTQGGKRYIYYGSYYGGISVRELSEDGLTSDKYTQVEVATPNRYEAPNVIQHGEYYYLLASAAECCRGALTGYSVFAGRSKQPYGPFVDREGVRLTYNRVGGTPVLGANGNRWVGVGHNSVFTDTGGQDWIVYHGIDRHSPYVSSTPGGGDLLNKRPVLMDALDWVDGWPVARGGQGPSDSEQPAPAAQANEKSRYAPVFAKQDLPGAELTALSDEFNGSSLDPKWSWTRPPVMSDYGVEAGQFRFNTRNKDIYQGDNAAAVLWQPAPTGNFLVETKMALNVPPVSCCHNFVQAGLLIQKDDDNYVRLTHVSYYETRQIAFSKEVSLEQVPVGAPLFGDTYGGPADETVWMRIARRVQGSEELYTAYSSRDGTTWTRTATWTHALGAAPRLGLLSIGGEGFVATFDYVRVYELKE from the coding sequence ATGGGAGCCCTGCTCCCGGTACTCGCATTGCTGACCCTCACGGCCTGTCCGAGCGAGCCGACACCTCCGACGCCCCCGGAGCCTCCGGGTTCCGAGCCCCCGCCGCCTCCGGCACCCACGCCCGTGAGCCGCGTCTTCACCAATCCCCTGCGGGCCTCCGTTCCGGGCGGAGGCTTCGTGGAGACCTGTGCCGACCCGACTCTCATCCGCGGCCAGGGCAGCGATACGTCTTGGTACATGCTGTGTACCTCGGATCCCCTGAACGAGCAGGACCGGGACAGCTCGGGCCGCTACAAACACCACCTGTTGCCCATCCTCAAGTCCCAGGACCTGGTCACCTGGGCCTACGTGGGGGATGCCCTGACCAAGATCCCGGATTGGGCCAGGCCCGGCGCCGGCATCTGGGCCCCCGAGATCGCCTGGTTCAACGACAAGTTCTATCTGTATTTCACCGTCACCGACACCCCGGAGGGCGGCAGCGCCATCGGTGTCGCGACGAGCGACAGCCCGGCCGGGCCCTGGATGATCTCGAACAAGCCCGTCGTGGAGCCGCACGAGAACGTCTGCTGCGGCAACTCCAGGCGGCACGTGTACGACCCCGAGGTCCTCGTCACGCAGGGGGGGAAGCGGTACATCTATTACGGCAGCTATTACGGGGGCATCTCGGTGCGCGAACTCTCGGAGGATGGGCTCACCTCCGACAAGTACACCCAGGTGGAGGTCGCCACCCCCAACCGCTACGAGGCGCCCAACGTCATCCAGCATGGGGAGTATTACTATCTCCTGGCCTCCGCCGCGGAGTGCTGCCGGGGCGCGCTCACCGGCTACAGCGTCTTCGCCGGACGCTCCAAGCAGCCCTATGGCCCCTTCGTGGATCGTGAAGGCGTGCGCCTCACCTACAACCGCGTGGGCGGCACGCCCGTGCTGGGCGCCAATGGCAACCGCTGGGTGGGAGTGGGGCACAACAGCGTCTTCACCGACACGGGCGGCCAGGATTGGATCGTCTATCACGGCATCGACCGCCACAGCCCCTACGTGTCGAGCACCCCCGGCGGGGGGGATCTCCTCAACAAGCGTCCGGTGCTCATGGACGCGCTGGACTGGGTGGATGGTTGGCCGGTGGCGCGTGGAGGCCAGGGGCCCTCGGACTCCGAGCAGCCCGCTCCCGCCGCCCAGGCCAACGAGAAGAGCCGCTACGCGCCCGTCTTCGCGAAGCAGGATCTGCCGGGCGCCGAGCTGACCGCCTTGTCGGACGAGTTCAATGGCTCCTCGTTGGACCCGAAGTGGTCCTGGACGCGTCCTCCCGTGATGAGTGACTACGGCGTGGAGGCGGGCCAGTTCCGCTTCAACACCCGGAACAAGGACATCTACCAGGGCGACAACGCCGCCGCGGTGCTCTGGCAACCCGCTCCCACGGGGAACTTCCTCGTGGAGACGAAGATGGCGCTGAACGTTCCGCCGGTGAGCTGCTGCCACAACTTCGTCCAGGCGGGTCTGCTCATCCAGAAGGATGATGACAACTACGTGCGGCTGACCCACGTCTCGTACTACGAGACCCGGCAGATCGCCTTCTCCAAGGAGGTGTCGCTGGAGCAGGTGCCGGTGGGGGCGCCGCTCTTTGGTGATACCTATGGAGGCCCCGCCGACGAGACCGTCTGGATGCGCATCGCCCGGCGGGTCCAGGGCAGCGAGGAACTCTACACCGCGTATTCGAGCCGGGATGGCACGACCTGGACCCGGACCGCGACGTGGACCCACGCGCTGGGCGCGGCGCCCCGGCTGGGCCTGTTGTCGATTGGTGGAGAAGGCTTCGTCGCCACCTTCGATTACGTGCGGGTTTATGAGCTGAAGGAGTAG